A genomic region of Arachis hypogaea cultivar Tifrunner chromosome 5, arahy.Tifrunner.gnm2.J5K5, whole genome shotgun sequence contains the following coding sequences:
- the LOC112800341 gene encoding thaumatin-like protein 1 isoform X1 — protein sequence MALFSYHRHSSQPFFTFFLFLLLKGVSGATFTFVNKCDHTVWPGILGKPDIGSTGFELSKGSTKSFQAPTGWSGRFWGRTDCKFDDQGKGTCATADCGSGEINCNGGGASPPATLAEFTLGTGSMDYYDVSLVDGYNLPMMVEASGGTGSCGATGCGADLNKRCPSELRVEGGDACRSACDAFKKPEYCCDGEFGNPNTCKPSVYSEMFKSACPKSYSYAYDDATSTFTCSDADYTITFCPSSPSLKSSTDSSPKAAGSDSGSDLGSGSGSSVEQSALGSTSWLADMATATGSASTRSKPFGGSILVAVAFFLSLLLA from the exons ATGGCTCTGTTTTCCTACCACCGACATTCTTCTCAGcccttcttcactttcttccttttcctcCTCCTTAAAG GGGTTTCAGGTGCAACATTCACGTTCGTAAACAAGTGCGATCACACAGTATGGCCAGGGATCTTGGGCAAACCAGATATCGGAAGCACAGGTTTCGAGCTCTCAAAGGGTTCCACAAAGAGTTTCCAAGCTCCTACGGGCTGGTCGGGAAGATTCTGGGGCAGAACCGATTGCAAATTCGACGATCAAGGCAAAGGAACATGCGCCACCGCCGACTGCGGCTCCGGCGAGATCAACTGCAACGGAGGCGGAGCCTCTCCTCCGGCCACCCTCGCCGAGTTCACTCTCGGCACCGGTTCCATGGACTACTACGACGTCAGCCTCGTCGACGGCTACAATCTCCCCATGATGGTGGAGGCCAGCGGCGGCACCGGCTCGTGCGGCGCCACGGGATGCGGCGCTGACTTAAACAAGCGGTGCCCGTCGGAGCTTCGAGTGGAGGGCGGTGACGCGTGCCGCAGCGCGTGTGATGCATTCAAGAAACCGGAGTATTGCTGCGACGGAGAATTCGGAAACCCTAACACGTGTAAGCCATCTGTGTACTCTGAAATGTTCAAGAGTGCATGCCCCAAATCTTATAGCTATGCTTATGATGATGCCACCAGCACTTTCACTTGCTCCGATGCTGATTACACCATCACATTTTGTCCCTCTTCTCCGAG TCTAAAATCTTCTACGGATTCATCCCCCAAGGCAGCGGGTTCAGATTCGGGTTCGGATTTAGGGTCGGGGTCAGGTTCGTCGGTGGAGCAGTCGGCACTAGGTTCCACATCATGGCTAGCGGATATGGCTACGGCCACCGGGTCGGCGTCCACAAGAAGCAAGCCTTTTGGGGGATCAATTTTGGTGGCggttgctttctttctttctcttttgctaGCTTAG
- the LOC112800341 gene encoding thaumatin-like protein 1 isoform X2 — MALFSYHRHSSQPFFTFFLFLLLKGVSGATFTFVNKCDHTVWPGILGKPDIGSTGFELSKGSTKSFQAPTGWSGRFWGRTDCKFDDQGKGTCATADCGSGEINCNGGGASPPATLAEFTLGTGSMDYYDVSLVDGYNLPMMVEASGGTGSCGATGCGADLNKRCPSELRVEGGDACRSACDAFKKPEYCCDGEFGNPNTCKPSVYSEMFKSACPKSYSYAYDDATSTFTCSDADYTITFCPSSPR, encoded by the exons ATGGCTCTGTTTTCCTACCACCGACATTCTTCTCAGcccttcttcactttcttccttttcctcCTCCTTAAAG GGGTTTCAGGTGCAACATTCACGTTCGTAAACAAGTGCGATCACACAGTATGGCCAGGGATCTTGGGCAAACCAGATATCGGAAGCACAGGTTTCGAGCTCTCAAAGGGTTCCACAAAGAGTTTCCAAGCTCCTACGGGCTGGTCGGGAAGATTCTGGGGCAGAACCGATTGCAAATTCGACGATCAAGGCAAAGGAACATGCGCCACCGCCGACTGCGGCTCCGGCGAGATCAACTGCAACGGAGGCGGAGCCTCTCCTCCGGCCACCCTCGCCGAGTTCACTCTCGGCACCGGTTCCATGGACTACTACGACGTCAGCCTCGTCGACGGCTACAATCTCCCCATGATGGTGGAGGCCAGCGGCGGCACCGGCTCGTGCGGCGCCACGGGATGCGGCGCTGACTTAAACAAGCGGTGCCCGTCGGAGCTTCGAGTGGAGGGCGGTGACGCGTGCCGCAGCGCGTGTGATGCATTCAAGAAACCGGAGTATTGCTGCGACGGAGAATTCGGAAACCCTAACACGTGTAAGCCATCTGTGTACTCTGAAATGTTCAAGAGTGCATGCCCCAAATCTTATAGCTATGCTTATGATGATGCCACCAGCACTTTCACTTGCTCCGATGCTGATTACACCATCACATTTTGTCCCTCTTCTCCGAGGTAA